CGATCAGCGGGAGGCCGACCAGCGCGGTGGGATCGCGATTGTCGATCGCCTCGAACAGGGTGATGCCCAGGCCTTCGCACTTGAAGCTGCCGGCGCAGTCCAGCGGTTGTTCCGCAGCCACGTAGCGGGCGATCTCGTCCGTTGCCAGGGGCCGGAACCGCACCTCGGTCAGGTCGCAGGCCTCCAGCACCTGCCGGTCGCGGACCAGGCAGATCGCGGTGTGGAAGGCCACGGTCTGCCCGGACATGGCCGCCAGCTGTGCATGGGCACCGGCGACGTCGCCCGGCTTGCCCAGCGGGCTCCCATTCAGGTCGGCGACCTGGTCCGAGCCGATTACCCAGCGCCCCGGGTGGCGGGCCGCCACCGCCTCGGCCTTGGCCCGTGCCAGCCGCACCGCCAGGGCGCGCGGCGCTTCGCCGGGGGCCGGGGATTCGTCCACCTCCGGGCGGGCAGTGTCCAGCGGCAGGCCCAGCCGTTCCAGCAGTTCGCGGCGGTAGCGGGAGGTGGAGGCCAGCAGCAGGGGAAGCATGCGACAATACCGGGGCAGCAGGGGTGGGCGAACTCTACGGCATTTGACAACGGCCGATGGCGTCCTTAACATTCAGCGGCTTATGTCCGCGAACGTGCCCGAAACGCTGGATGCCTGGCGGATGGTCGCAGCACGAAGGTGCTTTGACGGTCAGGTAGAACTGGCAAAATTGCCCCGCCTGGAAGGCCTTGTCGCCGATTCCGAAGGAACGTGCAGTTATGCGCTGGAATTCGGCCACGACGAGATCCTCAAGGTATCCTATGTGGACCTGTCGATTGATACCGCGTTGCCGCTGACCTGTCAGCGCAGCCTGCAGCGCTTCCTGCTGCCGGTGTCGATCAAACAGCGGCTTGGCTTGATCCGCAACGAAGACGAAGAGTCGGCGCTGCCGGAAGAGTACGAAGCGCTGCTGGTGCCGGAGGATGGCCAGCTGCGTCCGCTGGACCTGGTCGAGGACGAGTTGGTCCTGGCCGTCCCCGTGGTACCGCTGTCGCCCGAGGGCGAGGCGGTCAACCGGGACTGGGCACCGACCGAAGAAGAACAGAGCAAGGCCAATCCGTTCGCGGCGTTGGCGGCGCTGAAGAAACCCTAGAAACAATTGCAGCCGGAGTGTCGTCGGCGGCTGCGGCGAAAGCGAAGTGTGCTGGGCGCTGGCGTCCTGCGCGACGATACGACGAAGCAAATCGAACCGAGTTTGGAGCAATCCCATGGCTGTGCAGAAATCCCGTGTTACCCCGTCCCGCCGCGGCCAGCGCCGTTCGCATGACGCCCTGAGCGCCAAGCAGCTGTCCACCGACCCGACCACCGGCGAAGTGCATCTGCGTCACCACATCACCGCCGACGGTTTCTACCGTGGCAAGAAGGTGATCGCGACCAAGTCGAACTCGGCCGTCGAAGAAGATTGATTCGTGAGGGCCGCTGTCCGTCGGGCAGCGGCCTTTACCTTTTACAGGAATTGCAATGAGCAAGCGGATCTACTCGAGGATCGCGGGCACCGGTAGTTATTTGCCCGAAAAAGTGTTGACCAACCAGGATCTGGAGAAAATGGTCGACACCAGCGATGAGTGGATCCAGACGCGCACCGGAATCCGTGAGCGGCACATCGCCGCCGATACGGAAACCACCAGCGACCTCGGCTACCACGCCGCGCTGCGTGCGCTGGAAGCGGCCGGCGTCGACGCGTCCCAGCTCGACATGATCGTGGTGGGTACGACCACGCCCGATCTGATCTTCCCCTCCACCGCGTGCCTGATCCAGGCCAAGCTCGGTGCGAGTGGCTGCCCTGCCTTCGACGTCAACGCTGCCTGTTCGGGCTTCGTGTTCGCGTTGGGCGTGGCCGACAAATTCATTCGTTCCGGTGATGCACGCCATGTGCTGGTCATCGGTGCGGAAACCCTGACCCGTATCGTCGACTGGAACGACCGCACCACCTGCGTGCTGTTCGGCGATGGCGCGGGCGCGGTGGTGCTCAAGGCCGACGAAGACACCGGCATCCTGAGCACCCACCTGCATTCGGACGGCAGCAAGAAGGAACTGCTGTGGAACCCGGTCGGCGTCTCGGCCGGCTTCGGCGAGGGCGAGGAAGCCCGCGGCGCGATCCTGATGAAGGGCAACGACGTGTTCAAGTACGCCGTCAAGGCGCTGGACTCGGTCGTCGACGAAACCCTCGACGCCAACGGCCTGGGCAAGGCCGACCTGGACTGGCTGATCCCGCACCAGGCCAACCTGCGCATCATCGAAGCCACCGCCAAGCGGCTGGACATGTCGATGGAGCAGGTGGTGGTCACCGTCGACAAGCATGGCAACACCTCCTCGGCCTCGGTGCCGATGGCGCTGGACGTGGCGGTCCGCTCCGGGCGCGTGCAGCGCGGCCAGCTGCTGCTGCTGGAAGCTTTCGGTGGCGGCTTCACCTGGGGTTCCGCCCTGCTGCGTTATTAATGCGTTAAGCGGTTGTCCCTCTCCGAACGGCCCCGATGGGGCCGTTCTGCATTTTGCGGAGTTGCATCATGGTCGAGCAGATCGTCATCCACGGCCAGCGTGCCTGGCTCAAGCAGTACGGCCAGGGCAGCCGCGCAGTTGCGCTTGCCCTGCTCAATTTCGTTGCCCATCGTTTCCAGCTCGACGCGCTGCGCCCGCCGCCGCACCGGGGCGGGGACGCCGCACGTGAAACCGAGGCGCGCCGCCTGGCCGAACTGCAGGCCCAGGGTGTGAACGTGCCTGCCGTACTGGGTGCCGGCCGCGCCTCGCTGGTGCTGGGCGACAATGGCAGCTCCTTCAATACCTGCCTGCGCCAGGCCGATGCGGCCGGCCGCGACGCCCTGGTCTCGGCGGCAATGCAGGCCATCGCCGCCGCCCATGCCAAGGGCGCGTATTTCGGCCAGCCGCTGCCGCGCAACCTGACCTGGGACGGCCAGCAGATCGGCTTCATCGATTTCGAGGAGGACCCGCTGGAAGTGATGGACCTGGCGCAGGCCCAGGCACGTGACTGGCTGATGTTCGGATATGGCGTGGCCAAGTATTACGAAGACCGCCCACAGCAGCTCCAGGCCCTGATGGCAGCGGCCATGGACGGGGAACAGGCGCCGGTGCTGGCCCATGCCCATGCGGTGTCCGGCCGCCTGCAGCGCCTGGCCCGCTACAGCATGAAGATGGGCCGTTCGGCGCGCGCATTGGCGCACGCCATCCTGATCGTGCACGGCGCCACCACGCTGGGCATGCTGATGCTGGTGGCGATCTGTTTCGACTTCTTCAGCGACGGCGACCTGGACATCCTGCAGCTGTTTGTCTGAGCCCTCAATACGCGCCAGTACAGACGAAGGGCGCTAAACCCCCTTATCATTCGCCGTTCGTTTTTTGCAGGCGGATTTCCGCGTGACCGATTCCAATCTCGCTTTCGTGTTCCCCGGGCAGGGCTCGCAGTCGCTGGGCATGCTGGCTGAACTGGCTGAACTGCACCCGCAGGTGCGTGAAGCCTTCACCGAAGCCTCTGATGGCGCCGGCGTGGACCTGTGGGCGCTCTCGCAGGGCGGCCCGGAAGAGATGCTCAACCGCACCGAATACACCCAGCCGGCCCTGCTGGCCGCCAGCATCGGCGTGTGGCGCGCATGGCAGGCCGTGCACGGCGCACAGCCGGTGGTGCTGGCCGGCCACAGCCTGGGCGAGTACACCGCGCTGGTCGCAGCCGGGGCCCTGTCCCTGCGCGACGGCGCCCACCTGGTGCGCCTGCGCGGCCAGCTGATGCAGGACGCCGCACCGACCGGCGTGGGCGCCATGGCGGCCGTGCTCGGCGCCGAGGACGCGCTGGTCAAGGAAGTCTGTGAACAGGCGTCCGGCAGCCAGGTGGTGGTTCCGGCCAACTACAACTCGCCCGGCCAGATCGTGATCGGTGGCGACGCCGAGGCGGTCGACCGCGCCCTGGCCCTGCTCGCCGAAAAGGGCGTGCGCAAGGCGGTCAAGCTGGCCGTGAGCGTGCCCTCGCACACCCCGCTGATGCGCGAAGCCGCCAACCGCCTGGCCGAAACCATGGCCGGCCTGGACTGGCGCGTGCCGGCCCTGCCGGTGGTGCAGAACGTCGACGCGCGCGTGCACGACGGAATCGATGCGATCCGCAGCGCCCTGGTCCAGCAGCTGTACCTGCCGGTGCAGTGGACCGGCTGCGTGGAAGCGCTGGCCGCCCGTGGCGTCACCCGCGTGGCCGAATGCGGCCCCGGCAAGGTGCTGACCGGCCTGATCAAGCGCATCGACAAGAGCCTGGATGCGCGCACCCTGTCCACGCCCGCCGACTTCGAGACCGCCCGCGAAACGTGGGCTGCCTGAAGCATTTCGTTCGAGGATATTGAGCATGAGCAAGCCCCTTCAGGGTGAAATCGCACTGGTCACCGGCGCCAGCCGTGGCATCGGTGCGGCGATCGCCGACGCACTGGCCGCGCAGGGCGCGACCGTCATCGGCACCGCCACCACCGACGCCGGCGCGGCTGCCATCGGCGAGCGCCTGGCGGCGGTGGGCGGCCACGGCCGCGCGCTGAACGTGACCGACCCGGCCGCGCTGGACGCCGTTCTGGACGGCATCGCCAAGGAATTCGGTGCGATCACCATCCTGGTCAACAATGCCGGCATCACCCGCGACAACCTGCTGCTGCGCATGAAGGACGAGGACTGGCAGGCCATCCTCGACACCAACCTGACCAGCGTCTACCGCACCTCCAAGGCGGTCATCCGCGGCATGATGAAGGCGCGCAAGGGCCGCATCATCAATATCGCCTCGGT
This portion of the Stenotrophomonas aracearum genome encodes:
- a CDS encoding beta-ketoacyl-ACP synthase III, with protein sequence MSKRIYSRIAGTGSYLPEKVLTNQDLEKMVDTSDEWIQTRTGIRERHIAADTETTSDLGYHAALRALEAAGVDASQLDMIVVGTTTPDLIFPSTACLIQAKLGASGCPAFDVNAACSGFVFALGVADKFIRSGDARHVLVIGAETLTRIVDWNDRTTCVLFGDGAGAVVLKADEDTGILSTHLHSDGSKKELLWNPVGVSAGFGEGEEARGAILMKGNDVFKYAVKALDSVVDETLDANGLGKADLDWLIPHQANLRIIEATAKRLDMSMEQVVVTVDKHGNTSSASVPMALDVAVRSGRVQRGQLLLLEAFGGGFTWGSALLRY
- a CDS encoding Maf family protein, giving the protein MLPLLLASTSRYRRELLERLGLPLDTARPEVDESPAPGEAPRALAVRLARAKAEAVAARHPGRWVIGSDQVADLNGSPLGKPGDVAGAHAQLAAMSGQTVAFHTAICLVRDRQVLEACDLTEVRFRPLATDEIARYVAAEQPLDCAGSFKCEGLGITLFEAIDNRDPTALVGLPLIALSGLLRQAGYTLP
- a CDS encoding serine/threonine protein phosphatase — translated: MVEQIVIHGQRAWLKQYGQGSRAVALALLNFVAHRFQLDALRPPPHRGGDAARETEARRLAELQAQGVNVPAVLGAGRASLVLGDNGSSFNTCLRQADAAGRDALVSAAMQAIAAAHAKGAYFGQPLPRNLTWDGQQIGFIDFEEDPLEVMDLAQAQARDWLMFGYGVAKYYEDRPQQLQALMAAAMDGEQAPVLAHAHAVSGRLQRLARYSMKMGRSARALAHAILIVHGATTLGMLMLVAICFDFFSDGDLDILQLFV
- a CDS encoding YceD family protein — protein: MSANVPETLDAWRMVAARRCFDGQVELAKLPRLEGLVADSEGTCSYALEFGHDEILKVSYVDLSIDTALPLTCQRSLQRFLLPVSIKQRLGLIRNEDEESALPEEYEALLVPEDGQLRPLDLVEDELVLAVPVVPLSPEGEAVNRDWAPTEEEQSKANPFAALAALKKP
- the rpmF gene encoding 50S ribosomal protein L32 — translated: MAVQKSRVTPSRRGQRRSHDALSAKQLSTDPTTGEVHLRHHITADGFYRGKKVIATKSNSAVEED
- the fabG gene encoding 3-oxoacyl-ACP reductase FabG encodes the protein MSKPLQGEIALVTGASRGIGAAIADALAAQGATVIGTATTDAGAAAIGERLAAVGGHGRALNVTDPAALDAVLDGIAKEFGAITILVNNAGITRDNLLLRMKDEDWQAILDTNLTSVYRTSKAVIRGMMKARKGRIINIASVIGVTGNAGQANYAAAKAGIIAFSKSLAKEIGSRGITVNVVAPGFIDTDMTKALPEEQRTGLVKSIALERLGEPADIANAVAFLAGPSASYITGETLHVNGGMYMP
- the fabD gene encoding ACP S-malonyltransferase, whose amino-acid sequence is MTDSNLAFVFPGQGSQSLGMLAELAELHPQVREAFTEASDGAGVDLWALSQGGPEEMLNRTEYTQPALLAASIGVWRAWQAVHGAQPVVLAGHSLGEYTALVAAGALSLRDGAHLVRLRGQLMQDAAPTGVGAMAAVLGAEDALVKEVCEQASGSQVVVPANYNSPGQIVIGGDAEAVDRALALLAEKGVRKAVKLAVSVPSHTPLMREAANRLAETMAGLDWRVPALPVVQNVDARVHDGIDAIRSALVQQLYLPVQWTGCVEALAARGVTRVAECGPGKVLTGLIKRIDKSLDARTLSTPADFETARETWAA